The Bacillus vallismortis genome window below encodes:
- the miaB gene encoding tRNA (N6-isopentenyl adenosine(37)-C2)-methylthiotransferase MiaB produces the protein MNEKQKLESGQVHPSDKKSEKDYSKYFEAVYIPPSLKDAKKRGKEAVTYHNDFKISEQFKGLGDGRKFYIRTYGCQMNEHDTEVMAGIFMALGYEATNSVDDANVILLNTCAIRENAENKVFGELGHLKALKKNNPDLILGVCGCMSQEESVVNRILKKHPFVDMIFGTHNIHRLPELLSEAYLSKEMVVEVWSKEGDVIENLPKVRNGKIKGWVNIMYGCDKFCTYCIVPYTRGKERSRRPEEIVQEVRRLASEGYKEITLLGQNVNAYGKDFEDITYGLGDLMDELRKIDIPRIRFTTSHPRDFDDRLIDVLAKGGNLLDHIHLPVQSGSSEVLKLMARKYDRERYMELVRKIKEAMPNASLTTDIIVGFPNETDEQFEETLSLYREVEFDSAYTFIYSPREGTPAAKMKDNVPMRVKKERLQRLNALVNEISAKKMKEYEGKVVEVLVEGESKNNPDILAGYTEKSKLVNFKGPKEAIGKIVRVKIQQAKTWSLDGEMVGEAIEVK, from the coding sequence ATGAATGAAAAACAAAAATTAGAGAGCGGACAAGTTCATCCATCGGACAAAAAATCCGAGAAGGATTACAGCAAGTACTTTGAAGCTGTTTATATTCCGCCTTCCTTAAAAGATGCGAAAAAACGAGGCAAGGAAGCCGTTACCTATCATAATGACTTTAAAATTTCTGAACAATTTAAAGGATTAGGAGACGGAAGAAAGTTCTATATCCGTACGTACGGCTGCCAAATGAATGAACATGATACAGAGGTTATGGCAGGGATCTTTATGGCGCTCGGTTACGAAGCGACAAACTCTGTTGACGATGCCAATGTCATTTTGTTAAACACATGCGCCATCCGTGAAAATGCCGAGAATAAGGTGTTTGGTGAACTGGGGCACTTAAAAGCGCTGAAAAAGAACAATCCTGACCTTATTTTAGGTGTCTGCGGCTGTATGTCTCAAGAGGAATCAGTCGTGAACCGGATATTAAAAAAACATCCGTTTGTCGATATGATTTTCGGAACGCATAACATCCATCGCCTGCCGGAGCTTTTGTCAGAAGCATACCTTTCAAAAGAAATGGTCGTAGAAGTTTGGTCCAAGGAAGGGGACGTTATTGAAAACCTTCCGAAAGTCCGGAACGGAAAAATTAAGGGCTGGGTCAATATCATGTACGGCTGTGACAAATTCTGTACGTATTGCATTGTGCCTTACACACGCGGAAAAGAAAGAAGCCGCCGCCCTGAAGAGATTGTTCAGGAAGTGAGAAGGCTCGCAAGCGAAGGCTACAAAGAAATTACATTATTAGGCCAAAACGTAAACGCGTATGGAAAAGACTTTGAAGACATCACGTACGGCCTCGGTGATTTGATGGACGAATTGAGAAAAATCGATATCCCGAGAATCCGTTTTACAACGAGTCATCCGCGTGACTTTGACGACCGTCTCATTGACGTGTTGGCAAAAGGCGGCAACCTGCTCGACCACATTCATCTTCCGGTTCAATCAGGAAGCTCAGAGGTTCTGAAGCTGATGGCCCGAAAATATGACAGAGAGCGATACATGGAGCTTGTTAGAAAAATCAAAGAGGCAATGCCAAACGCTTCTTTAACAACGGACATTATCGTCGGATTCCCGAACGAAACGGACGAACAGTTTGAAGAAACGCTTTCTCTATACCGCGAAGTGGAATTTGACAGCGCCTATACGTTTATTTACTCTCCGCGTGAGGGCACTCCGGCTGCTAAAATGAAAGACAATGTACCGATGCGCGTGAAAAAAGAACGTCTGCAGCGCCTGAACGCACTGGTGAATGAAATTTCTGCTAAAAAAATGAAGGAATATGAAGGCAAGGTTGTCGAAGTATTAGTTGAGGGTGAAAGCAAAAATAACCCTGATATTCTTGCCGGCTACACTGAAAAAAGCAAGCTTGTCAATTTCAAAGGGCCGAAGGAAGCCATCGGCAAAATTGTCCGCGTGAAAATCCAGCAAGCGAAAACATGGTCGCTTGACGGAGAAATGGTAGGAGAAGCAATCGAGGTGAAATAA
- the ricA gene encoding regulatory iron-sulfur-containing complex subunit RicA: MTLYSKKDIVQQARNLAKMISETEEVDFFKRAEAQINENDKVSAIVNQIKTLQKQAVNLKHYEKHEALKQAEAKIDALQEELEQIPVIQEFRDSQTEVNDLLQLVAHTISNQVTNEIITSTGGNLLKGETGSKVKHSNNSCSF, encoded by the coding sequence ATGACGCTCTACTCAAAAAAAGACATCGTGCAACAGGCACGAAACCTTGCAAAAATGATCTCTGAAACTGAAGAGGTTGATTTTTTCAAACGGGCTGAAGCGCAAATTAATGAGAATGACAAAGTATCTGCAATCGTTAATCAGATTAAAACCCTCCAAAAGCAGGCTGTCAATCTGAAGCATTATGAAAAGCATGAAGCGCTCAAACAAGCAGAAGCAAAAATTGACGCGCTGCAAGAAGAGCTTGAACAGATCCCTGTCATCCAGGAATTCAGGGACTCGCAGACGGAGGTAAATGACCTTCTGCAGCTCGTTGCACACACCATTTCCAATCAAGTCACAAATGAAATCATCACGTCAACCGGAGGCAACCTGCTGAAAGGGGAAACCGGTTCGAAGGTGAAACATTCAAATAACAGCTGTTCTTTCTAA
- the cotE gene encoding outer spore coat protein CotE, whose translation MSEYREIITKAVVAKGRKFTQCTNTISPEKKPSSILGGWIINHKYDAEKIGKTVEIEGYYDINVWYSYADNTKTEVVTERVKYVDVIKLRYRDNNYLDDEHEVIAKVLQQPNCLEVTISPNGNKIVVQAEREFLAEVVGETKVVIEVNPDWEEDDEEDWEDELDEELEDINPEFLVGDPEE comes from the coding sequence ATGTCTGAATACAGGGAAATTATTACGAAGGCGGTAGTAGCGAAAGGCAGAAAATTCACCCAATGCACCAATACCATCTCCCCTGAGAAAAAACCGAGCAGCATTTTGGGCGGTTGGATCATTAACCACAAGTATGACGCTGAAAAAATCGGGAAAACAGTAGAAATTGAAGGGTATTATGATATAAACGTATGGTACTCTTACGCGGACAACACAAAAACAGAGGTTGTCACAGAACGGGTAAAATACGTAGATGTCATTAAACTCAGATACAGAGACAACAATTACTTAGATGATGAGCATGAAGTGATTGCCAAAGTCCTTCAGCAGCCAAATTGCCTTGAAGTGACCATTTCACCGAATGGAAATAAAATTGTTGTGCAGGCAGAAAGGGAATTCTTAGCGGAAGTGGTAGGGGAAACAAAGGTTGTTATTGAGGTTAATCCTGACTGGGAAGAAGATGACGAAGAAGATTGGGAAGATGAGCTTGATGAAGAGCTCGAAGACATCAATCCTGAATTTTTAGTGGGAGATCCTGAAGAATAA
- the mutS gene encoding DNA mismatch repair protein MutS, producing the protein MAGYTPMIQQYLKIKAEHQDAFLFFRLGDFYEMFFEDAKKASQELEITLTSRDGGAAEKIPMCGVPYHSASAYIEQLIKKGYKVAICEQTEDPKAAKGVVRREVVQLITPGTVMDGKGIHESENNFIASVSDCSNGYGLALSDLTTGENLAVLIERIEDVISEIYSVGAREIVVSGSMDADTVAQLKERCGTTISIEDGETDEHVTIIEHLNNEDVTKTFLRLYTYLKRTQKRSLDHLQSVQVYELEEAMKIDLYSKRNLELTETIRSKNKKGSLLWLLDETKTAMGGRLLKQWIDRPLIRVNQIEERQEMVETLMSHFFEREDLRERLKEVYDLERLAGRVAFGNVNARDLIQLKESLKQVPGIKQLVASLAHDKAKKRAERIDPCGDVLELLEEALYANPPLSLKEGNLIKDGYNQKLDEYRDASRNGKDWIARLEQQEREYTGIRSLKVGFNKVFGYYIEVTRANLHLLEEGRYERKQTLTNAERYITPELKEKEALILEAENNICELEYELFTELREKVKLYIPRLQQLAKQMSELDALQCFATISENRHYTKPEFSEDEVEVVEGRHPVVEKVMDSQEYVPNNCMMGDNRQMLLITGPNMSGKSTYMRQIALISIMAQIGCFVPAKKAVLPIFDQIFTRIGAADDLISGQSTFMVEMLEAKNAIVNATKNSLILFDEIGRGTSTYDGMALAQAIIEYVHDHIGAKTLFSTHYHELTVLEDKLPQLKNVHVRAEEYNGTVVFLHQIKEGAADKSYGIHVAQLAELPEDLIARAQDILKDLEHSGNKPEVPVQKSVVKEEPAQLSFFDEAKKPAEAPKLSKKEKQVLDAFKSLNILDMTPLEAMNEMYKLQKKLH; encoded by the coding sequence ATGGCCGGTTATACGCCTATGATACAGCAATATTTAAAAATAAAGGCAGAGCATCAGGATGCCTTTTTATTTTTTCGCCTTGGTGATTTTTATGAAATGTTTTTTGAGGACGCCAAAAAAGCGTCACAAGAGCTGGAAATTACATTAACGAGCAGAGACGGCGGTGCGGCTGAAAAAATACCGATGTGCGGTGTGCCGTATCATTCCGCTTCTGCGTATATCGAGCAGCTGATTAAAAAAGGGTACAAAGTGGCTATCTGTGAACAGACGGAAGACCCGAAAGCCGCAAAGGGTGTTGTAAGAAGAGAAGTGGTACAGCTGATTACGCCCGGAACTGTAATGGACGGCAAAGGCATCCATGAATCAGAAAACAACTTTATCGCATCTGTTTCTGACTGCTCGAACGGATACGGGTTGGCACTGTCTGATTTAACAACGGGAGAAAATTTGGCTGTCTTGATTGAGCGGATAGAAGATGTCATATCAGAAATTTATTCAGTCGGCGCACGGGAAATCGTCGTTTCAGGAAGCATGGATGCCGATACAGTCGCACAGCTGAAAGAGCGGTGCGGTACAACGATCTCAATTGAAGATGGAGAAACAGACGAACACGTAACGATCATTGAGCACTTAAATAATGAAGATGTCACAAAAACATTTTTGCGTTTATACACGTATCTGAAAAGAACCCAAAAGCGCAGCCTCGATCATCTTCAGTCCGTACAGGTGTATGAGTTAGAGGAAGCAATGAAAATTGATTTGTATTCAAAGCGCAATCTGGAGCTGACTGAAACGATCCGTTCAAAAAATAAAAAAGGCTCTCTTTTGTGGCTGCTGGATGAAACAAAAACGGCAATGGGAGGCAGGCTGCTGAAACAGTGGATTGACCGGCCGCTTATCAGAGTCAATCAAATTGAAGAGCGCCAGGAAATGGTGGAAACATTGATGTCCCATTTCTTCGAACGGGAAGACCTGCGTGAACGTTTAAAAGAAGTATATGACTTAGAGCGCCTTGCAGGCCGCGTCGCCTTCGGAAATGTCAATGCCCGGGATTTAATTCAGCTGAAGGAATCGTTAAAGCAAGTGCCTGGCATCAAACAGCTGGTTGCTTCACTGGCTCATGACAAAGCCAAGAAACGCGCGGAGCGGATTGATCCTTGCGGGGATGTACTTGAATTGCTGGAAGAAGCGCTGTACGCAAACCCTCCTTTATCGTTAAAAGAAGGGAACCTGATTAAAGACGGATACAATCAAAAGCTTGATGAATACCGTGATGCAAGCAGAAACGGGAAAGACTGGATTGCCCGCCTGGAACAGCAGGAGCGGGAATACACGGGCATTCGCTCTTTAAAGGTCGGCTTCAATAAAGTTTTCGGTTATTACATTGAAGTGACAAGAGCGAATTTGCACTTGCTTGAGGAAGGGCGCTATGAGCGGAAGCAGACGTTAACGAATGCAGAACGCTACATTACACCTGAATTAAAAGAAAAAGAAGCGCTCATTTTAGAAGCGGAAAATAACATCTGTGAGCTGGAGTACGAGCTGTTCACCGAGCTGCGTGAAAAAGTGAAACTGTATATTCCGCGGCTGCAGCAGCTTGCCAAGCAGATGAGCGAGCTTGACGCACTGCAATGCTTTGCGACAATCAGTGAAAATCGTCACTATACGAAACCGGAATTCTCTGAAGATGAAGTCGAAGTGGTAGAAGGCAGACACCCGGTTGTGGAAAAAGTCATGGACAGCCAGGAATATGTCCCGAACAATTGTATGATGGGCGATAACAGACAAATGCTTCTCATTACCGGTCCGAACATGTCAGGGAAGAGCACGTATATGAGACAAATCGCGCTCATTTCCATCATGGCGCAAATCGGCTGCTTTGTCCCCGCGAAGAAAGCGGTGCTTCCGATTTTTGATCAGATTTTCACGCGAATCGGCGCTGCAGATGATTTGATTTCCGGACAAAGTACTTTTATGGTGGAAATGCTAGAAGCTAAAAATGCGATTGTCAATGCGACGAAAAACAGCCTTATTCTGTTTGACGAAATCGGGCGGGGAACGTCCACTTATGACGGGATGGCGCTGGCACAAGCGATTATCGAATATGTTCACGATCATATCGGCGCCAAGACGCTATTCAGTACGCACTATCACGAGCTGACCGTTCTTGAGGACAAGCTGCCGCAGCTGAAAAACGTTCATGTTCGCGCTGAAGAATATAACGGAACGGTTGTCTTTCTTCATCAAATAAAAGAAGGAGCAGCCGACAAAAGCTACGGTATCCATGTAGCCCAGCTTGCCGAGCTGCCGGAAGATCTCATTGCGCGCGCTCAAGATATTTTAAAGGATCTTGAGCATTCAGGGAACAAACCGGAAGTGCCGGTGCAGAAATCTGTGGTGAAAGAAGAGCCGGCACAGTTGTCCTTTTTTGACGAAGCGAAAAAGCCGGCTGAAGCACCGAAGCTTTCAAAAAAAGAAAAGCAAGTGCTCGATGCCTTCAAATCACTTAATATACTGGATATGACACCTCTTGAAGCGATGAATGAAATGTACAAGTTGCAAAAGAAATTACATTAA
- the mutL gene encoding DNA mismatch repair endonuclease MutL, whose amino-acid sequence MAKVIQLSDELSNKIAAGEVVERPASVVKELVENAIDADSTVIEIDIEEAGLASIRVLDNGEGMENEDCKRAFSRHATSKIKDENDLFRVRTLGFRGEALPSIASVSHLEMTTSTGEGAGTKLVLQGGNMISESRSSSRKGTEIVVSNLFFNTPARLKYMKTVHTELGNITDVVNRIALAHPEVSIRLRHHGKNLLQTNGNGDVRHVLAAIYGTAVAKKMLPLHVSSLDFEVKGYIALPEITRASRNYMSSVINGRYIKNFPLVKAVHEGYHTLLPIGRHPITFIEITMDPILVDVNVHPSKLEVRLSKETELHDLIRDGIKDVFKQQQLIPSAQLPKKSAPVIKNEQQFITFDEKPAERKVPEKAPAPSYSPMKLSSVVKDPVDAEEELPSVQFDAPPMIEQEQSIEAPNVSEGQPEAFEHEHHHEEQPQPASERVPIMYPIGQMHGTYILAQNENGLYIIDQHAAQERIKYEYFREKVGEVEPEVQDMIVPLTFHYATNEALIIEQHKQELESVGVFLESFGSNSYIVRCHPAWFPKGEEAELIEEIIQQVLDSKQIDIKKLREEAAIMMSCKGSIKANRHLRNDEIKVLLDDLRSTSDPFTCPHGRPIIIHHSTYEMEKMFKRVM is encoded by the coding sequence GTGGCTAAAGTCATCCAGCTGTCAGATGAGCTTTCAAATAAAATAGCGGCGGGCGAGGTTGTGGAGAGGCCCGCCTCAGTCGTCAAAGAATTGGTGGAAAATGCGATCGACGCTGACAGCACAGTCATTGAAATCGATATTGAGGAAGCAGGTCTTGCATCCATTCGGGTATTGGATAACGGCGAAGGAATGGAAAATGAAGATTGCAAGCGTGCTTTCAGCCGCCACGCAACGAGCAAAATAAAAGATGAAAATGATTTATTCAGGGTTAGAACGCTTGGTTTTAGAGGAGAAGCACTGCCGAGTATCGCGTCAGTCTCTCATCTGGAGATGACGACAAGCACCGGTGAAGGAGCAGGGACGAAGCTCGTACTTCAAGGAGGAAATATGATTTCCGAATCGCGTTCCTCAAGCAGGAAGGGAACTGAAATTGTCGTATCCAATCTGTTTTTTAACACACCGGCCCGCTTGAAATATATGAAAACTGTTCATACAGAGCTTGGGAACATTACAGATGTGGTCAACCGTATAGCGCTTGCACACCCAGAGGTATCGATCCGCCTGCGCCATCATGGGAAAAACCTGCTTCAAACGAACGGAAACGGAGATGTGCGCCATGTCCTGGCAGCGATTTACGGTACGGCTGTCGCCAAAAAAATGCTTCCGCTGCACGTGAGCTCATTGGATTTTGAAGTCAAGGGATATATCGCCCTCCCAGAGATTACACGGGCGTCGAGAAACTATATGTCGTCTGTCATCAATGGCCGTTATATTAAAAATTTCCCGCTCGTCAAAGCGGTGCATGAAGGATATCATACGCTTCTGCCAATCGGGCGTCATCCAATTACCTTTATAGAAATTACGATGGACCCGATTTTAGTCGATGTCAACGTGCATCCATCGAAGCTTGAGGTTCGTCTCAGCAAGGAAACAGAGCTTCATGACTTAATTCGTGACGGAATTAAAGACGTATTTAAACAGCAGCAGCTGATTCCGAGTGCCCAGCTCCCGAAAAAATCGGCACCTGTTATCAAAAATGAGCAGCAGTTCATCACATTTGATGAAAAGCCTGCGGAAAGAAAAGTTCCGGAAAAAGCGCCTGCGCCGTCTTATTCACCAATGAAGCTCAGCTCAGTCGTGAAAGATCCGGTTGATGCGGAGGAAGAATTGCCTTCTGTTCAATTTGATGCTCCTCCTATGATTGAACAGGAACAAAGCATTGAGGCGCCTAATGTTTCAGAAGGGCAGCCTGAAGCATTTGAGCACGAACATCATCATGAAGAGCAGCCGCAGCCAGCATCTGAGCGGGTTCCGATTATGTACCCGATCGGTCAGATGCATGGGACATATATATTGGCACAAAACGAGAACGGCCTGTATATTATCGACCAGCACGCCGCCCAAGAGCGTATTAAGTACGAATATTTCCGTGAAAAGGTGGGGGAGGTTGAGCCTGAGGTGCAGGATATGATCGTGCCCTTGACGTTCCACTATGCCACGAACGAGGCGCTGATTATTGAACAGCACAAACAAGAGCTCGAAAGCGTCGGTGTCTTTTTAGAGTCATTCGGGTCAAACAGCTACATCGTCCGCTGTCACCCGGCCTGGTTTCCAAAAGGTGAAGAAGCCGAGCTGATAGAAGAAATCATTCAGCAGGTGCTTGATTCCAAACAGATTGATATTAAAAAACTGAGGGAGGAAGCGGCGATTATGATGAGCTGCAAGGGCTCCATCAAAGCAAACCGCCACCTCAGAAATGACGAAATCAAAGTGCTTCTGGACGACCTCCGAAGCACATCAGACCCATTTACATGCCCGCACGGCCGTCCGATCATCATTCACCATTCCACTTATGAAATGGAAAAGATGTTCAAACGCGTGATGTAG
- a CDS encoding YrvL family regulatory protein, whose product MSQKAQNEPFKDLNLSSKLIVIVSIILTVTIAFAVIFGGFFFGIKGLFSILGVTYDSNQTLALFILVCFAVGLIIDPLTKIVSMILAISLSLKKTALFAFTLYFTSNFITICFADYFMQSISIPDALVLVISALMAFIELAFGNQANGKAA is encoded by the coding sequence TTGAGCCAAAAAGCACAGAACGAGCCGTTTAAAGATTTAAACCTAAGCTCAAAATTAATCGTGATTGTATCTATCATTCTTACCGTTACCATCGCATTTGCAGTGATCTTCGGCGGCTTTTTCTTTGGGATAAAAGGATTATTCTCCATACTGGGCGTCACATATGATTCCAATCAAACATTAGCTTTATTTATTTTAGTCTGTTTTGCTGTGGGCTTGATCATAGACCCACTCACAAAGATTGTCTCTATGATCCTGGCAATATCACTTTCATTGAAAAAGACTGCACTTTTTGCCTTTACCCTGTACTTTACGAGCAATTTCATAACGATCTGTTTTGCAGATTACTTTATGCAGTCTATATCTATTCCGGATGCCTTGGTTCTTGTGATATCAGCATTGATGGCTTTCATTGAACTTGCATTTGGTAACCAGGCAAATGGGAAAGCTGCTTAA
- a CDS encoding TetR/AcrR family transcriptional regulator: MPKQIDHEKRRKQIAEATWRVILERGMEGASARNIAKEAGLSLGALRHYFSTQDELLVFAMKLVQEKVMDRIEHIAMKDVPPKEKVLHILLEIVPTNEETIREMEVWFAFTVYARHKKDRFDANHDGIYRGMRNVIAYLAEFDLLKQDADKDIEAERLYALIDGLALHAMLDHVRVNKDRIERVIMQHIESICVEETYETEERNP, translated from the coding sequence ATGCCAAAACAAATTGACCATGAGAAAAGAAGAAAACAAATTGCAGAAGCGACGTGGCGGGTCATTTTAGAACGGGGGATGGAGGGAGCCTCAGCCAGAAACATTGCAAAGGAAGCAGGATTGTCATTAGGTGCGCTGCGCCATTATTTCTCTACACAGGATGAACTGCTTGTTTTCGCAATGAAACTTGTTCAAGAAAAGGTGATGGACCGTATTGAGCACATTGCAATGAAGGATGTGCCCCCTAAGGAAAAAGTGTTACATATTTTGCTTGAAATTGTCCCAACGAATGAAGAAACGATTAGAGAGATGGAGGTGTGGTTTGCTTTTACGGTTTACGCCAGACATAAAAAGGATAGGTTTGATGCGAATCATGACGGGATTTACAGGGGAATGCGGAATGTGATTGCCTATTTAGCTGAATTCGATTTACTGAAGCAGGATGCTGATAAAGACATTGAAGCTGAGAGACTTTACGCGCTGATTGACGGCTTGGCTTTACATGCGATGCTTGACCATGTGCGAGTAAATAAAGATCGGATCGAACGTGTCATTATGCAGCATATCGAATCAATTTGCGTGGAAGAAACTTATGAGACAGAAGAAAGAAATCCCTAA
- a CDS encoding MBL fold metallo-hydrolase: MNLTYKVHPIKTRYQGWTNYCYIIEDIVSRSAIVVDPSWELSKITTKLSELETELTAIILTHSHYDHVNLVEPLTKMFNAQVYMSKKEIDYYQFRCSNLIGLHDQQTISIGNMRVQCLLTPGHTAGGMCYLFSESIFTGDTVFTEGCGICEGDGSSAEEMFRSIQRIKSEVSTYVRVFPGHSFGKTPGHTIEDLYQYNIYFQIDNKEHFVKFRTRKNQKGIFDFK; this comes from the coding sequence ATGAATCTTACTTATAAAGTACATCCGATTAAAACAAGATATCAAGGCTGGACGAATTATTGCTATATCATTGAAGATATTGTAAGCAGATCTGCAATTGTTGTTGACCCCTCATGGGAACTGAGTAAAATAACAACTAAACTTTCCGAGCTTGAGACTGAATTAACAGCAATCATATTGACACATTCTCATTATGATCATGTAAACCTGGTCGAGCCGCTGACGAAGATGTTTAACGCTCAAGTTTATATGTCAAAAAAAGAAATTGATTATTATCAATTCCGGTGCAGCAATTTAATTGGCTTGCATGATCAACAGACGATCAGCATAGGAAACATGAGAGTGCAATGCCTTCTCACTCCGGGGCACACAGCCGGAGGAATGTGTTATTTGTTTTCCGAGAGTATTTTTACCGGAGATACGGTATTTACAGAAGGGTGCGGCATATGCGAGGGTGATGGCAGTTCTGCGGAAGAGATGTTCAGAAGCATTCAAAGGATTAAGTCGGAGGTTTCGACCTATGTACGAGTGTTTCCTGGCCACTCATTTGGCAAAACGCCCGGCCATACGATAGAGGATCTTTACCAGTATAATATTTACTTTCAAATTGATAATAAAGAACATTTTGTGAAATTTCGCACCCGTAAAAACCAAAAAGGTATTTTTGATTTTAAATAA
- the fabD gene encoding ACP S-malonyltransferase has protein sequence MITYVFPGQGSQKQGMGSELFDEFKELMAQADEILGYSIKRLCIENPYSNLNKTQFTQPALYVVNALSYLKKIREAEAKPDFVAGHSLGEYNALFAAEAFDFETGLKLVRKRGELMSMVSNGGMAAVMGLNEEQVASALNQYDLHNVDIANVNAPYQIVISGRKDDIEKAASLFETMTEVTMVLPLNVSGAFHSKYMNKAKEEFEQFLHTFHFSPPSIPVISNVYAKPYTYELMKQTLADQINHSVKWTESINYLMKKGQLEFEEIGPGNILTGLIHRIKKDAEAMSR, from the coding sequence ATGATCACATATGTTTTTCCGGGTCAGGGTTCGCAGAAACAGGGAATGGGCAGCGAACTATTCGATGAATTTAAAGAACTGATGGCTCAGGCAGATGAGATCCTAGGATATTCAATTAAACGTCTTTGCATAGAAAATCCTTATTCTAATTTAAACAAAACGCAATTTACACAGCCGGCTTTATATGTGGTAAACGCATTAAGCTACCTGAAAAAAATCCGTGAAGCGGAAGCTAAGCCCGACTTTGTCGCCGGGCACAGCTTGGGTGAGTACAATGCGTTATTTGCAGCGGAAGCCTTTGATTTTGAGACAGGTTTAAAGCTTGTCAGAAAAAGAGGCGAGCTGATGAGCATGGTGAGCAACGGCGGCATGGCAGCTGTTATGGGATTAAATGAAGAGCAGGTTGCAAGTGCTCTGAATCAATATGATTTACACAATGTTGATATCGCTAATGTGAACGCCCCATATCAAATTGTGATTTCAGGCAGAAAAGATGATATTGAAAAAGCCGCATCTCTTTTTGAAACGATGACTGAAGTTACAATGGTACTCCCCTTAAACGTAAGCGGCGCGTTTCATTCCAAATACATGAATAAAGCGAAAGAAGAATTCGAGCAATTTCTTCATACCTTTCATTTTTCGCCTCCGTCTATCCCGGTTATTTCTAATGTGTATGCCAAACCGTATACATATGAATTAATGAAGCAGACGCTGGCCGATCAAATCAACCATTCAGTGAAATGGACGGAGAGCATAAACTACTTAATGAAAAAAGGCCAACTAGAGTTTGAGGAAATAGGGCCTGGAAATATTTTAACAGGGTTAATTCACCGTATAAAGAAAGATGCGGAAGCAATGTCCCGCTGA
- a CDS encoding acyltransferase domain-containing protein, with the protein MNEPLVFMFSGQGSQYYHMGKELFKENTVFRQSMLEMDAIAARRIGTSIVEEIYHPAKRVSDPFDSILLSHPAIFIIEYSLYKVLADRGIYPDYVLGSSLGEFAAAAVSGVSDAENILNCILEQAILIQKSCDKGKMLAILDHPQLLKDHPQLFRDSELISINYDSHFVISGEEENIKQIMEVLKEKQILCQQLPVSYAFHSSLIDPAESVYAEFLSSISFKNPSIPMVSSLTGGCLREIDKHFFWDAVRKPMRFREAIGYLESQHTCRFIDLGPSGTLAAFVKQLIPGDSADRCYSIITPFHQELKNLNTVECFRTPERKFTR; encoded by the coding sequence ATGAATGAACCGCTCGTTTTTATGTTTTCCGGACAAGGTTCCCAGTACTATCATATGGGGAAGGAATTATTTAAGGAAAATACCGTGTTTCGCCAGTCGATGCTTGAAATGGATGCCATTGCAGCACGGCGAATCGGCACATCCATTGTTGAAGAAATCTATCATCCCGCTAAACGTGTGTCAGATCCGTTTGACAGCATTCTTTTGTCCCACCCCGCAATCTTTATAATTGAATACTCCTTATACAAGGTTTTGGCAGATAGGGGAATCTATCCTGATTACGTATTGGGATCAAGTCTGGGAGAATTCGCAGCAGCAGCTGTTTCTGGTGTGTCAGACGCAGAGAATATACTGAATTGCATACTTGAACAGGCCATTTTAATCCAGAAATCCTGCGATAAAGGAAAAATGCTGGCCATTCTTGATCATCCGCAATTACTGAAAGACCATCCGCAGCTGTTTAGAGATAGTGAACTCATCTCTATTAATTATGATTCGCATTTCGTCATTTCTGGTGAAGAAGAAAACATAAAGCAGATCATGGAGGTTTTAAAAGAGAAGCAAATTCTTTGCCAGCAGCTGCCTGTGTCCTATGCCTTTCATTCTTCGCTTATTGATCCGGCAGAAAGTGTCTATGCAGAATTTTTAAGTTCAATCTCTTTTAAAAACCCGTCAATACCAATGGTGTCGAGTCTAACGGGGGGCTGTCTTCGCGAAATAGACAAGCATTTCTTTTGGGATGCGGTTAGAAAGCCAATGAGATTTCGCGAAGCGATTGGATATTTAGAAAGCCAGCATACATGCCGGTTTATCGATTTAGGGCCATCCGGCACCTTAGCTGCTTTTGTGAAACAGCTGATTCCGGGTGATTCAGCTGACCGCTGCTACTCGATCATCACACCATTTCATCAGGAGCTGAAAAATCTGAATACGGTTGAGTGTTTCCGTACACCAGAAAGGAAGTTTACAAGATGA